A single genomic interval of Spirosoma taeanense harbors:
- a CDS encoding LytR/AlgR family response regulator transcription factor: MDTPLKLLVVEDDMIIAANIALQLTKLGYEVSGIVPRGEEAILNAETNRPDLILLDISLKGSLDGIDTAHAIHQQWNIPIIYVTANTDEATFARAKKTHPYAYIAKPIRAIELQRAIELAISRLADEPPTAANHAPEAPFVLSDRIFVRHREKIVKIFIADILYVEADRNYCHLYTADKEYLLTTTLKVMEDKLPVNYFVRVHRSYLANLTQVDEVGEGHIGIGGKTIPLSHLLREALLKRIQTI; encoded by the coding sequence ATGGACACCCCGTTGAAGTTGCTCGTCGTGGAGGACGACATGATCATTGCCGCCAACATCGCCCTGCAACTCACTAAACTTGGCTATGAGGTGAGCGGGATTGTGCCTCGGGGCGAAGAAGCCATCCTAAATGCTGAAACCAACCGGCCTGACCTGATTCTACTCGATATCAGTCTCAAAGGATCACTCGACGGTATCGACACAGCCCATGCTATCCACCAGCAGTGGAACATCCCGATTATTTACGTCACGGCCAATACCGACGAGGCCACCTTTGCCCGGGCCAAAAAAACGCATCCCTACGCTTACATCGCCAAGCCGATCCGGGCCATTGAGCTACAAAGGGCTATCGAGCTGGCCATAAGCCGCCTGGCCGACGAGCCGCCCACCGCTGCCAACCATGCCCCCGAAGCGCCCTTTGTGCTCAGTGACCGGATTTTTGTGCGGCACCGCGAAAAGATCGTCAAGATTTTCATCGCCGATATTCTCTATGTGGAAGCCGACCGCAACTATTGCCACCTCTACACGGCCGACAAAGAATACCTGCTGACAACGACCTTGAAGGTGATGGAAGACAAACTCCCGGTCAACTATTTTGTGCGGGTGCACCGCTCCTATCTGGCAAATCTGACGCAGGTCGATGAGGTAGGCGAAGGCCATATTGGAATCGGGGGTAAAACGATTCCGCTCAGCCACCTCCTGCGTGAGGCACTACTGAAACGAATCCAGACCATTTGA
- a CDS encoding restriction endonuclease, whose protein sequence is MPVPDYQSIMLPLLKLVSDKQEYKLNDVTDILSEQFNLSEEEKSELLPSGQSLLFSNRVGWARTYLKKAGLLDAPRRAAIIITERGINVLKQQPAKIDVRFLKQFPEFVEFQTPKKGENTIAEEIVTIDESSSQTPEEALENSYQNIRKALAQDLLSKVVSLSPAFFERLVVELLVKMGYGGSIKDAGRALVTGKSGDEGIDGTIKEDKLGLDIIYIQAKRWTPGNVVGRPELHKFVGALAGQGAKKGVFITTSE, encoded by the coding sequence ATGCCCGTACCCGATTACCAGAGCATAATGTTGCCATTGCTGAAACTCGTCTCGGATAAGCAGGAGTACAAACTGAACGATGTTACAGATATCCTGAGTGAGCAATTCAATTTAAGTGAGGAGGAGAAAAGCGAATTGCTGCCCAGCGGTCAAAGCCTTCTGTTTAGTAATCGTGTTGGCTGGGCCAGGACTTATCTCAAAAAGGCTGGATTGCTGGATGCACCCAGAAGAGCTGCTATAATCATTACAGAGCGTGGTATAAACGTTCTCAAGCAGCAGCCAGCAAAGATTGACGTTCGGTTCCTGAAGCAGTTTCCCGAGTTTGTTGAATTTCAGACGCCTAAAAAAGGAGAAAATACGATAGCTGAAGAGATAGTCACTATTGACGAAAGTAGTTCACAAACGCCCGAAGAAGCGCTTGAAAACTCTTATCAGAATATCCGTAAGGCCCTGGCACAGGACCTTTTAAGTAAAGTGGTATCGCTGTCGCCTGCTTTTTTCGAACGTCTTGTCGTGGAGTTATTGGTTAAAATGGGCTATGGCGGATCAATAAAAGATGCAGGTCGTGCCTTGGTGACTGGTAAAAGCGGGGATGAAGGCATTGACGGAACTATCAAAGAGGATAAGCTCGGTCTGGACATTATCTATATTCAGGCTAAGCGGTGGACGCCCGGTAACGTAGTGGGCCGTCCTGAACTGCATAAGTTTGTGGGTGCGCTGGCCGGACAGGGCGCCAAAAAAGGAGTGTTCATTACTACGTCCGAATGA